A segment of the Bacillus sp. es.034 genome:
CCCGATCCGTTTGCAGAACCGGATGATGGCGGCTTCACTGCTGCCGCATGAGTGTGATAGTTGCTTTGTGGTCATCTCCATCACTTTCTCCGGAAATTCGACTACATATTGAGCAACCGCTATTTCAGACGGTGTAAAGCTCTCCATCTGACTTTTGATGTGTTTTAAAACCTGGAATTCTGTCATGGTCACCTCCAAAAAAATGATTGTCTTGAAAAGGCTTTCAGTTTAATATGATTATATGCGATAATGAAATTAAATTTCAATATTATTTTAAAATATTTAAATTTTTATTTTACAAAATTAGTAGAAAAGAGTTCTAAAAAGGTTCAGGGAGGAATACACGATGGCAGAGATCCGCAACGTGGAAATGGAGATATTTGAGATCATATCAAACGGTGGGAATGCGAAGAGTACGGCTTATGAAGCCCTCGTTAAAGCACATGAGGGGAAATTCGATGAGGCGGAAGAGATGATCAAGACCGCCCATGACGAATTGAATAAAGCCCACAAGACACAAACAAGCCTGATCCAGGCCGAAATCAACGGGGAAGAATTTGAAAAATCCCTTCTTATGATTCATGCGCAGGATCACTTGATGACGTCAATCAGTGAAATCTCATTAATTGAACAAATGATACCGATGTTAAAGAGAATCCATGCACTCGAAAGCCAATCTAATTAAGGAGGAGTCCCAATGAGTAAAAAACTGGGCGTTTCAATCTATCCGAATCATTCTACAACTGAAAAAGATAAAGAGTATTTGGCCCTTGCCGCTTCATACGGATTCCAACGTGTGTTTACCTGCTTATTATCCGTTGAGGGAGACAAGGAAGGCATCATTGCGAACTTCAAAGAAACGATCAAGTTTGCTCGCGAGAAGAATATGGAAGTCATAGCCGACATCAGTCCACGTATTTTTAAAGAGCTGGATATTTCTTACGATGATCTATCCTTTTTTGCCGACCTGGGTGCTCACGGTATCCGCCTTGACCTTGGATATACCGGTCATGAAGAATCCATGATGTCGTACAACCCCTATGATTTGAAAATCGAATTGAACATGAGTAATGCCACGAAATACATCGATAATATCATGACGTATCAGCCCAATAAGGACCAATTATTAGGGTGCCATAACTTTTATCCGCACCGTTACTCCGGTTTATCTTATCCTTTCTTTATCGAATGCAGCCAGAAATTCAAGGACTTCGGCATGAGAACGGCAGCCTTTGTGTCTTCCGCAGATGCCACATTTGGTCCATGGCCTGTCACAGAAGGATTGCCTACACTGGAAATGCACCGTTCCCTTCCTATTGATGTACAGGCGAAGCATCTGTTTGCGACTGGACTGATTGACGACGTCATCATCAGCAATGCCTATGCGTCCGAACGTGAAATGCAGCTGCTCAGTGAATTGAATACATCGAAGCTCACTTTCACCGTCGAAACCCATGAAACGACTACGGATTTAGAGAAAACGATCATCTTTGAAGAACCCCATTTTTACCGTGGAGATGTATCGGATTATATGATTCGTTCCACTCAAAGTCGCGTCAAATACAGAGGAAGAGAATTTGCACCACATAACAACGTTGACATCAAGCGTGGGGACATCATCATTGAAAACGACTTATATGCCCAATATGCAGGAGAACTTCAGATTGCCCTGAAGGATATGGAGAACTCCGGGAAGACGAATGTGGTGGGCAGGATCCGGGAAGAAGAAGTCTTCCTTCTTGATTATTTGAAACCCTGGAGCAATTTTGCCTTTCAGCCAAGTAAGAAGGTTTAAGAGATGACTAGAGTAATAGGGATCGATGCAGGCGGAACAAAAATTCAGGGACTCGTCATGGATATGGAAAAGAATATCCTTTTCCAAAGTTTATCCGGACACGGGAACCCGTCAGTCTCGTATGAGGAAGCATTGCGTAATCTCTCCTCAGTCGTTCAACAATGCCTGGACCATACTGCTTCAGATGGTGCCACCCACATTGTCATCGGAATGGCAGGTGGAGGGTCGGGGAACATTTCCCACCGAATTCAGTCAGAATTGAGCAGGATGACTTCCCTTCCCATCATTCTGATAAACGATGCGACACTTGCCTATTTCAGCTTGATCGGTAACCGGAATGGTGTGATGACCATCGCGGGCACGGGATCGATTTGTTACGGAAGGAACGGAGTAAGAGAAGGAACGACCGGGGGCTGGGGTCACTTACTTGGAGATGAAGGCAGTGCCTACCACCTTGCCATCGAAGCGAGCAAACAGATTGTCAGGGAAATGGACTCAGGCATCCCCCTCTCCCCCCTTTCCCTCAGCATACTGAACAACATCAACGCTACTGACGCCAAAGGATTGAAAGGATTCATCTATTCTTCTTCAAAAGGGGAGATTGCCCGGCTTGCGAAAGTGATCCACATGGAAGCAGAGGCCGGGGATGAAACGGCCCTTACCTTATTGAAAAACGCCGGCAAACAGCTTGCCGCACAGACCATCGCATTGATCGAAACGTTACAGATTGAAACAAAGCCGGTCATAGCTTTGAAAGGGAGTGTCCTCGAACACAATCCCGTGGTTCAATCCACGTTTAAAGAAACGATCTCAACAGTGTTTATGGATCCGATTTTTATCGTTGATTCTACGTCCCCCGCTACAGGTGCAGTGGACATAGTTGAAGCAATCCGGAAAGGAAGGTTGTCATATGAGTAAACGATTAGCAGTCGGACTGATGTCCGGCACGTCCGTGGACGGAGTGGACGCCGCCCTTGTTTCCATCGAAGGAGCAGGGACGGATACCGTGGTGGAGCTTGTCCATTATTCGACTACGCCCTTTTCACAACCGGTGAAAAAGAAAATCTTTGATGTCATGAGTCCTGATCTTTCCTCCACCCCCCTTTTATCCAGCCTGCATTTTGAACTTGGGGACGTATACGCCGATGCCGTAGAGAAAGTATGTAAGGAGGCAGGCATCTCTGTTGATGACCTTAGCTTTATCGGATCCCATGGACAAACAGTCTATCATCAGCCCTTTCGTACGGAAGATTCGGTTGCTTCCACTCTTCAAATCGGAGAACCGAGCGTGATTGCCTACCGGACCAACACACAGGTGGTAGCCAATTTCCGTTCCATGGATATGGCTGCAGGAGGAGAAGGCGCCCCACTTGTCCCTTATACAGAGTTCCTTCTCTACGGAAAAAAGGATGGGGGCAGGCTCCTCCAAAACATCGGGGGAATCGGGAATGTGACCGTCCTTCCGAAGGACTG
Coding sequences within it:
- a CDS encoding PTS lactose/cellobiose transporter subunit IIA yields the protein MAEIRNVEMEIFEIISNGGNAKSTAYEALVKAHEGKFDEAEEMIKTAHDELNKAHKTQTSLIQAEINGEEFEKSLLMIHAQDHLMTSISEISLIEQMIPMLKRIHALESQSN
- a CDS encoding MupG family TIM beta-alpha barrel fold protein produces the protein MSKKLGVSIYPNHSTTEKDKEYLALAASYGFQRVFTCLLSVEGDKEGIIANFKETIKFAREKNMEVIADISPRIFKELDISYDDLSFFADLGAHGIRLDLGYTGHEESMMSYNPYDLKIELNMSNATKYIDNIMTYQPNKDQLLGCHNFYPHRYSGLSYPFFIECSQKFKDFGMRTAAFVSSADATFGPWPVTEGLPTLEMHRSLPIDVQAKHLFATGLIDDVIISNAYASEREMQLLSELNTSKLTFTVETHETTTDLEKTIIFEEPHFYRGDVSDYMIRSTQSRVKYRGREFAPHNNVDIKRGDIIIENDLYAQYAGELQIALKDMENSGKTNVVGRIREEEVFLLDYLKPWSNFAFQPSKKV
- a CDS encoding BadF/BadG/BcrA/BcrD ATPase family protein is translated as MTRVIGIDAGGTKIQGLVMDMEKNILFQSLSGHGNPSVSYEEALRNLSSVVQQCLDHTASDGATHIVIGMAGGGSGNISHRIQSELSRMTSLPIILINDATLAYFSLIGNRNGVMTIAGTGSICYGRNGVREGTTGGWGHLLGDEGSAYHLAIEASKQIVREMDSGIPLSPLSLSILNNINATDAKGLKGFIYSSSKGEIARLAKVIHMEAEAGDETALTLLKNAGKQLAAQTIALIETLQIETKPVIALKGSVLEHNPVVQSTFKETISTVFMDPIFIVDSTSPATGAVDIVEAIRKGRLSYE